The genome window TCAAACGAAAAAATGATATCTATCTAGATAGCTTGACCTAGCAAGATAGCGAGCAAGCGATCAAGAGAGCGAGCAAGCGAGAGAGCTAgcaagcgagcgagcgagcgagcgagcgagcgagcgagcgagcgagcgagcgagcgatctatctatctatctatctatctatctatctatctatctatctatctatctatctatctatctatctatctatctatctatctatctatctatctatctatctatctatctatctatctatctatctatctatctatctatctatctatctatctatctatctatctatctatctatctatctatctatctatctacctatctatctatctatctatctatctatctatctatctatctatctatctatctatctatctatctatctatctatctatctatctatctatctatctatctatctatctatctatctatctatctatctatctatctatctatctatctatctatctatctatctatctatctatctatctatctatctatctatctatctatctatctatctatctatctatctatctatctatctatctatctatctatctatctatctatctatctatctatctatctatctatctatctatctatctatctatctatctatctatctatccatccatccatccatccatccatccatccatccatccatctatctatctatctatctatctatctatctatctatctatctatctatctatctatctatctatctatctatctatctatctatctatctatctatctatctatctatctatctatctatctatctatctatctatctatctatctatctatctatctatctatctatctatctatctatctatctatctatctatctatctactatctatctatctatctatctatctatctatctatctatctatctatctatctatctatctatctatctatctatctatctatctatctatctatctatctatctatctatctatctatctatctatctatctatctatctatctatctatctatctctctctctctctctctctctctctctccgtctctctctctctctctctctatatatatatatatatatatctgtatatcgatctatatacatatatatctatatctatatctatatatatatatatatatatatatatatatatatatatatatatatatatatatatatatatatatctatatatctaaatatatatatatatatatatctatatctatatctatatctatatatatatatatatatatatatatatatatataaatatatatatatatatatatatatatctatatctatatatatatatatatatatatatatatatatatctgtctATCGATCTATAtacttatctatctatctatatatctatctatctatctatctatctatctatctatctatctatctatctattcatctatctatttatctatctatatatttatatatatttttatatatttttatctatTTGTCTATCTATATGCCTCTCTGTGTGTATGTCTATATGTGTATTTGTCTACCCGTCAgtctgtcggtttgtctgtcCGACCGTCTTTCagacaaaatatgtgttttgtcggtcggtctgttggttggtGCGTCGGTCTGTCAGGCAGCATATCTGcttgtctgtatgtctgttttTTTATCTATGTCTTTCTTTCTTCTATCTATCCCTCATTGCGACAATGCAAACCTACATACATCCTTATATATTTCTATACATATTATATGTGTCTTTTTTAGAACGAAGTTTGGGTTTACCACGATTTCGTTTTCCATTCATACTCACTGACGTAGTGTCTACGTGcgttctttcatttatattttacgATTGTTTTTATACAGACAATGGAATGCCAATGCGGGTTAAATGTCGATATGATTTGTCCACAGAACACATCACATGGACAAAATTGCAAGACTAAGTGCCAAACCCAAAATAAGTGTGTTGCCGTTTTCTCTCAAATAACCGGTAGGTAACACAACATAACATCCTAAGTTGGGCATGTTTGATGAATATATACATGTTCTTCCTACTATGTTTAAATTACGACTATATTACAATTTATATGGACTAAACGGTATACATTTCATGAAGAAAACTGGCTAACGTTTTATTACAAGGGTTTCATATCTGAGCTTCCTTTAACATTTCATACTGATAATCTATTATGTTATTGTCTTGTTAATCAGAACTGAAAAGTTCCGATTTACTAAAAAAAAGTAAGTAGTAATAAAACTATTCGATATTTctaaagataaaataatacacatgtgaaaacatacacacatatattatgtGGACATCGATATTAGAAATTACTTGCAATCACAATTGGTAAACTGCATTTTTTGAGGAAAAATACTTCTGagtaaacattcatgtttaaTCGGCATGAGTATAAGTGCAATACAGCTATATGTTTCACTAGAATTAGTTTTACTATATCTACACTACATGATACTTGATGTGCATGCAGTcataaaacatgttaataatgaTTTGATTAGCATGATGCACATCTATAAATGTATCAAAGAACCCGATGCCCCCACAATACACGTTTGGGCGCAAACAGTTCAATATATATTCTACCTAGACGAGACAAGTCACAATTCCCTCCATCAACCTGTATGATTAATATAATATTCATTTCGTGAAGATATGCAACACGCCATATAGACATCCATACGGAAGTTATATCTTCATAGTTTTAAAGAGTCTTACATCTTATATCATAAAACTACTTCTTAAAAACTGTGTAATATCATGTCTGTTTGAAAGCATTTACTATGTACGTTATTTAGAATATGATGTGCTTTAAGCAAGCGGAGAAGTATTTCCCAACGTTAGCAATACGGGCGGAGATTGTATGCAATACTTTCACCCGAGGTTTGAATGGGGGCCATGTACAAAATATGATCCAATTAAAGTAATGTGCAGCAACAGTTCACATACAGGTAAATAATTCGGAACATTGTAAAAAAACTAATgcaacatgaatataaaataatacgaattacacacaatatcaaatattatatattttaacacaatgATATGTTGCAAATTGTGCGTATAGTTATAGTAACGTGTAAAATGAAGTATTGTATTGACATTTACGTTTATTTAGTTGGTAatccacatttaaaaaaaaaaaacaattattaattgaTCAGATGAATCAGCGACTGCAGTCATATATGTACAACCCTTAACTTATAACTGGAGTAAGGGAAATGCGTTATGTTGGGACAATGATAAGCATGCAGCATCGTGGAATAGTATACGACGCGGTGGATTTAACTATAACGACGCCCAGTACCACTGGACAGGCATTATCCGGTCTACTGCAATAGTCAAAAGATCAGCTGTTCTCGGTACgtgcttaattaaaaaatttGAATGCTGTTAAACTGTTGATATACTTATAAAATGACAATATATAGTTTACTAAAGATTATTTCACTAAACCATACAtgtcctttaaaaagaaaaatcgatatgtacatattgttttatgtatctGTTACAGCAACCACGGAAATAGTATTCAAAaattattttcagacaattcaacaTGCCTTACTGATCCGTTTGCGTTTGTGATAAACATGGATGGTGCTTTGCAAATTGCAAACAATGGTATCAGAGCAGCTCTTTGTATACGTCAAGGTAAACcctatttacattttttttattaaatttgaaactagaaaatattcaacattgTTTGAAGTGCAGGCACGATATCTGTTACATACATATAAACTAATTCACATGGTATTCGTTCGATTTCAAGACACAAAAAGCTTAACGTTTGCTTGTTAGTTAGTGTGTTGGGTGATTTTGGTTAACAAAGCTTGATGTAATGTGTTGAAATTGGTGATGTATTTCTATTTGTTGAGCAGTATACGCGTATTCTTGAGATGAAACTCATGTAATTGCAGCACGGTGCAAGTCGGACTTATAATATGAATGAGATTAAGACATTATGTGAAGTGTGTTAATGCGCCACGGTGAAGTAGGAATGAAAACGCATACAATTATAAATGTCTTTGAAGTATATACATAGTTAGGTACATTCTACTTTCAGATATTGCACCAGCACCCTCAGAAAGCACAGCAGGAATAGTATCGACGAATGTGTTTTTCTGTAAAAATACTACTTCCGAAACGCTTACTCCGAGTGGTTCTACTTCTCAAGGTCCTTCCTATGGAGGTACTACTCAAACAAGTACAACAGAGTCTACCCCCGACGGTTCAACAACTGCAGTTTCGAACACTAAGACTTCATCATCTCAAGGTTCATCGGCAAGTACGACAGTTCATTTCACATTACATATGTACAAAGTGAAAAGGAAAACTGTCAAACTCATTTAGCATTATGcaattaaacaaaactaacaaaacACTTATTGTATTGACTTATTTCAAGCTAAGCTTGAGTTCATAGTCGATTGGGTTATTTTAATATGTGATTTCCAGGTGTTGGTATAGGCATCGGTGTGGCAGTTGTAATACTGATTGCAGTCGGAGCAGTAGTTATGATTGTTGTATTAAGAAAAAGGTATGATGGTTAAGTATTTCATAATTTACCAATGACAGCCAGATTTATAAAATGCTGTAAAGATAACTGTATTTGTCAGAATATGATTAAAAAGCTAATTTCTAGAACATGAAATTTAAAGATAAACGTTTAATACATcttatttacaatataaacacATTCGTGTACAATGCAACTATACGACCTaactttattataataaataatacaatcgTTTAATTAAGAACGTCTTTGTTAGAAAATGcatataattttataatgttaTGTGTCAAACGCtgatttatacatatatattataatttaatattttttttgctgAAAACTATGACTTTATTCGAATTATTTCAGGGGTCTATTGCAGTGCAGATCGGGGCTGAACAAACCTGGCGTCGGAACACTCGCGATTTCAAGCAGGTCGTATGAAGATAACGTTGAAAATCATAACTATTTTATACTTGAGAAAAGCGCGCAGTCAGCTGAAGGCATATCTAATCATTTTAAAAGAGCAAATGAACCCAATGAGGAAAATCGTGAGACTGATCATTATAATGTTATTGATAAAATAGAGGATCCTTATCAAAGTGTAAACGATGACAACGGTGAATATGACTACACAACCAATGCTGTAACCACCGGACCAAATAGCAGGAAGccaaaaaatgtatataataaaatcaaaatagACCGGTCTGGAGACTACGACCACGTAGGAAGACGCGAGCATAATATTTCCCCCGCAGGCAACGACTTTGATACAACTGCTTTGGGGGTCATAAATGATGGCGTCGGCGACTATAACCACATTTCAGATTTTGCCAGTACAAAATTTACAAACGCGTAAACGCCACAAACAGCTCATCGCAAGGGGGTAATTAATACAATAAAGCTCCGAATTCCACAAAGAGACATACTCTTGTTTAAATACATACAGTAACGTTTCCACAAACTTTGACACAAAAAGGACATTGTACaagattttataaacatattattctcCTGTATCTCATTTGCAATAAACAGCACATATGAACAAACATTAAACTAACGTGCTAATACAGCTACAGTCATGTGCACGTTTTTAAATCTAATTACCCATTTTACTTAGGCTTAATAAAGCTGTCGCTAATATGCTTTTTctttcaaatatataattaaatcgAACATATATTCAGACataaaacgtttatttatagattttttcagATGCATGAATTCCAAAATTTACTCATCGCTTATGGCCAAAAAGGCACGGCTATGTATGCAATTTATATTTGTTCTGTGAATTCTTAAGCATAATGCGTTTACGTAACAATACatacaatgttattttgtaaCAGCTAATAGCACTATAAACGAGCTACTCATCAAGTCCGCATCGAATGGACATAAATAAGTTACACATTATAAGAGCTTGAACATGTAGTGCGTGTTACATTAGAAAAGACGCCGGTATTGTATATGTTGTGtttaatatatgataatatttaCTATGAACTGCATTTTCAGATGTATTTAATAAATAGTACTTTATACTGTTTCACTTCAATAATAAATTTACAGGTCACATGCGATCTCATTTTGTCGCAGATTTAATATAACTTCAATTACAACCATCTCAAAACCAAATACAAAACGTTTTACAATGCTCAAGTTTATACAATCAACATATCTACATATATTGTGCAATTTGTCATATCTTATCACGATGATAACGATGTGAATAGGTAaaattttatcaattatatacaTTGGCTATGAATACACCTCGAGCGAATGTATCTCAAAACACTTCCAAGAAAGTTAATTTTATAAGGACAATAAACATTAAGTGACAATATAAATGTGGTTCTTCGAGGAAATTTGTATTTTGCTGGCAAATTTTATACTTACAAATTAACACGTAAGTTATCAATACAATGTGTGATATATGCggatgaaaaaatatatacatacaatcAACGATAAAACCTATACACCGGAATGAAGACTGATATAATCCCATCCATCAATGATGAATCGATATGTCTGAATAAAATACTGActtgtatatgttttgtttaacgAATATTTAAAATCGTCGGACAATTTCTACCGATATGGACAAAGACACTATGTTCATACATGAATAAATAGTATGCATTGCCACTGCAAATTTAACATTAATGCCAAGGGCTGCTATGGTGtgacactgtgtgatatacataCTATTTCCTCACATATAGTATTGTGTAGTACATGCGACGGGCAACACGTATGTGAGTACATACATGCAGAACATACACAAATAACTTAGAATAATTGCATACACGTTTAATTTGTCTATTTATGAAATGTATAAGCTATTTAATGATTACTATTGccaatatatattgtttttgaaaattcCGCGTTAAGGATAATAGAGGGGTAACAGTTAACTGATCACACGTGCACTTGATATTTTATGACATACTTGTATACGCTTAACCAGGGTTTTGTTTGTAGATAAATACATCTTTATAACATCTCTGCTTTTACGTTTGATTCCAACAGATAAATTAAACAAAGTTACTGTATTCAATGTCATGTTATTCATACTAAATCGTATATGGAGATGTATTGCGAAAATAAATTCGGTACAAGccaattataaaatgtatatgctCCCAGTTCGGTAAGATATATTTCGTATGACTTGGGCGCTTTAAAGTTTCATAAACATAATAACGAAAATATTCGATAATTTTCATTAACGCACGTTTATTTCAAATGAGCCTTCACTTAAATGCGCACAGTCTTGTAGAACCATATTGCCATAGTCGCTTATTTCCTCTTTCTTGAGCTATTAATTTACGTACCACCGTGTTTCTATTTTTTCATATGTGGACACGATATTTTCATAAATTGTGAGTGTATGATATATTTATCGTGCACGTCGTTGCAAAGGTGTTATTGTGTAAAGTGTTTTTATCCACGGGGCTAGTAAGTATCGCAGCGCTAAACAAggcattaatatattaaatagttattgaaagtttaaaaaatgcatgaCCAATAGGTTTATATATGTGTCGGCGTTTGCGTCACATAATAAGCACAGATAAATAAATATTCCATAATTATGTAACTCAATTCCTGTTTAAATGTTGGCGTGAGCATTATCCATATCGTCGCATGGTGGAAGTTTTGTCTTTACCCCATGCAAAAAATCATAGCCACCTTGTTCACGATCTTTTGTGCAATTTTCTCGTCCAATGGTTGTACTAACCATATGATTATAGTCTCCGATGCCGTCGTTCATGCTCGCTAAATAAGTGGTATCGTAGTCGTTGCCCGCACGGGACATGTTATGCTCGAGTCTTGCATAGTGGTCTTAGTCTCCGTGCTTGCCTGCCTTGagtttgttgtaaatattatCCCGTTCCCTGCTATCGGATTCTGATGAAAAGGTGTTCGTTGTGTGGTCATACTCATCGTTGCCATCTTTTATACGTTGATATGTTTTTTCAGTGACCTCGGTTGAATAAAAATGATCAGTATCAACATTGCTCTCAGTTGGTTCATCTGCTGAGTTATAATGATCGACAGTGTCTTCAACTGATTGCACGCAATATTTATGATTTTCACCGGTATTGTCATACGCACTGATTGCTAACGTGAGTGGTCCGGCGGTAGAAACAAGATTTGTGTCATTATTCTTACCATTTTTGCACGCAAATGCACCTATGAAATAGTTTTATCCgaaaatgaatacaattaattttaaaatcagtCGTTTGATTGTTCATGTAtaagttattattttaaaaatataacacatgcaaaaatatataacactaaTCTGCaaaattaaatgtacatgtacgttcaagcaaattatatttatatttaaattaggtTTGGTTTTTACAACGGAATTGCAAATGCTCATAGTAACAATTTTAAAACGAATGTATGTCTTCATTGACTTAAAGGACATGGCATCATTTACATAATTCATAATTTCATATAAGGCgacatttaaaatgtatgatTCAGCTATGATATGTGACATAGATTATACTCGAACTTTCTACACATATTACACAATACACTATGTGTAGTACAACCATGACAATCACTACACCGACTGCGCACAGTAATCTTACTGCCACAAAGATACCTTAATATAAAGCTGAAACAAATGTGCATATACAATCACTAATATGAATATACAATATGTGTATATAATATTTGTACTTGTTTATAATGCTACTCTATCTTAAGCAAAAGCGTTACTTCAATTTTATTGCAGTACATATCAATACtagttttgcaaatattttagtATGACTTGCCAACGAAGACCTGATATTGATCTTTTTAGTAATTTAAAATACTGTTTTACATTATTAAGCGCATTGGATTCGTGTTAATTGGCTGCAGATGTCTGAAAATGATATGTGTCATAGGCATCATTACTGATGTGGTATGATGTGCACACACACTGCTACATATTAACAAAGTATTGTTTTAGCGCTTAATTGGTGCTGATACTCAGTACACTCTTATATTGGGACGATCTGTATGCTTAACATTAGTCATACCGCCCGTTCACGTTTGCCTGGAATGATGCTTTATGTGATATCTATTGTCGCAAAGCAGTCGAGTTGTAAAACTGGCGTAATTGATTTACCATGGTGAATACTTGGAGTGTACGTATGTATAACACAGTTGAGAAGTATACCTACCAGTAGTGGATCCTTCATGGGTTTACGAATTTTTCGTAATTGTATGTGTTGTGCTTACTGTAAAAACAGTTTCAgctcatgtaaatattattgaaGAAGTCGGGGTACACGTTTTTCAAACATCTTATACACTTTTATTTTCTGACCATATGTAGTACCTACTACTACGATGTATGTAATAATTCTGTATGAACATGTGTTAAGTTTGTTATCAGACCCTTTCTTTACAATTGAGTAAAATCCGGTCATCGACATGTGATTCCTTTTACAAGTTGGCAAACGTAGTCTACGCATTGTTAAAGAAGGTCATAGATAAGTTAGCGTCGGGCTGTTTTCTTGATTtaagtaaacaaaaacaaagcTTGTATGTTATAccttatagtaaaaacaaatattggTGTATTTCTTTATTCATATTTGAAAAGAAGCCGTTATAAAAAAACTATTATGTTACTGAAAAACTGATTTTTGTTTAAACTGATtggatttatgttttaatataatttaccaaacgttgtttacatttagatagttcaatttgttgaaaattCGAAAACTTAGTGAAGACAAATTCTATATTAGTAGTTATTGGTATACGTCATAACACAAACCATCCACATAACAGTCATAGAAGTAAAATGTTGCTTCGCATTTATATTTACTAAGTGTTCGAATTTGCAACACATTGAACTTTTAATATTATCTACACAATTACAGCTCTCATATCGATCAAACATATTTCATTATACATATTAACACATGACAATCTTATTACCGTAatgacatttttgtttttgaaacaaaaacatttcattttgtgTCCTAAAATTTTACGCCAAAATACCAGTTTCCGAAAGTTCTTCACACGTTTAAACAGTATATTTCTGTTTAAATATCATAAGTGTTAAGCGACATTTTAAAGCactcaaaatataattaattaacgCTATCGGGTGAAACCATTTACTATAATCGGTACACATGAAAATTTCCCAAACAAACGCAATTTGTATCGTTCATTTAATTATCGCATTCATCTGCACGAGTTTTGTTATTCGGGGCAGTGTGGTTCTCCGAAAAATAAAAGTCGCGAACAATAATTAGTTGTGTTAACAAAGAGAGTTTCCAAAACCTAAGTGTTAAACAATTTTGATAAATTGCGTTATATACAAATGTGAAATATAGCTTTTTCCTTTGCAAGAATATTCCTTCAGTGGTATCATGTAAATCACagcaaaatgttaaataattaataaataatgggGAAAAATAAATCGATGAATTAAGGAAAAGCAAATTATTATAGCAATTTAATTTAATCGCCAAATGGTCAATTGTCAAATTATTCAACATTATTGAATCCTTAAAAAGATTAAATATGTTCAATGTAATACATTAATAAACATACTATTATACCAAAAGTACTGTACGTTTTCGGACATACATTTTCAGCCACGCCCTTTTTGGCctgaataataatttttttactctaaattttcggacaaaaatgtttttttcaataatgaatgactctaaattttcggacagtacattttacagcgctattttaacGAAGTTCTGCCCTGTTTACGCGTTTCTGGTGTCACTTGCATCGTGCGTCTCGTTGATCGGATTACGGTAATAAAACCTAACAGGTGAATGCCTTACGGACCATATCAATTCCGTAAATAggtaaataaccatgtttatGGGTTATAAACAATAGTTTCAACACAGAGATATACTTGTGCTAAATACAAAGCGCTTCAAATAAGGTCATTACAAAAATGCCTTAAAATTGTTAAATGTATGGAAGTGTTTAACTTAACAAATACCATTTGCTTTTTAAGTAAAAATAGTTTTGCAATGCTGTTATCTCTATTAATAGAGTTGCAATACAGGTGGTTAAACCTGTTGTTATTCTAGTGGACGCAATCGTTTC of Dreissena polymorpha isolate Duluth1 chromosome 15, UMN_Dpol_1.0, whole genome shotgun sequence contains these proteins:
- the LOC127861220 gene encoding uncharacterized protein LOC127861220, which translates into the protein MWFNKIVFALMLATVTVHANYYVSNVSTHWSMANCTLAEPQLAYNNSSFYVNESLGLQFNDTDVWVGYRLAKIPFMLIGYGIMNTMRTYTVPSIGYCFNACGGGRFGIKLPLFSVLSNTNTSHGQNCKTKCQTQNKCVAVFSQITASGEVFPNVSNTGGDCMQYFHPRFEWGPCTKYDPIKVMCSNSSHTDESATAVIYVQPLTYNWSKGNALCWDNDKHAASWNSIRRGGFNYNDAQYHWTGIIRSTAIVKRSAVLDNSTCLTDPFAFVINMDGALQIANNGIRAALCIRQDIAPAPSESTAGIVSTNVFFCKNTTSETLTPSGSTSQGPSYGGTTQTSTTESTPDGSTTAVSNTKTSSSQGSSASVGIGIGVAVVILIAVGAVVMIVVLRKRGLLQCRSGLNKPGVGTLAISSRSYEDNVENHNYFILEKSAQSAEGISNHFKRANEPNEENRETDHYNVIDKIEDPYQSVNDDNGEYDYTTNAVTTGPNSRKPKNVYNKIKIDRSGDYDHVGRREHNISPAGNDFDTTALGVINDGVGDYNHISDFASTKFTNA